A region from the Cupriavidus sp. D39 genome encodes:
- a CDS encoding LysR family transcriptional regulator produces MDIRQIRAFLAIADTGSVTRAAELLHVVQPAVSRQLKLLEDDVGAPLFERDRRGMQLTEAGHILMERARRALRELDAARLEIRPTPGLISGIVNLGLLPSSCELLTGPLVGALQAQYPHVRLSVSVGYTDHMLRWLESGEIDAALLYDPNPSPALDVEPLVEESLSLVGLAALGLRDEEPVPVQALGSAPLVLPSSPHRLRNLVEHACAVADVPITVAAETNALSVQKALVTQGYGLSVIPRVAVHHEIERGILSAARIDGPDFLRRIVLALPTTRRVPTAVRCATTALQIVVKDIARSGHWLGARWLGD; encoded by the coding sequence ATGGACATCCGCCAGATCCGCGCCTTTCTTGCCATCGCCGACACCGGCAGCGTGACCCGCGCCGCGGAATTGCTGCACGTCGTGCAGCCTGCGGTTTCGCGCCAGCTCAAGCTGCTGGAGGACGATGTCGGTGCACCCTTGTTCGAGCGGGACCGCCGCGGCATGCAGTTGACCGAGGCCGGCCACATCCTGATGGAGCGCGCCCGCCGTGCGCTGCGCGAGCTGGACGCGGCGCGCCTCGAGATCCGCCCCACGCCCGGCCTGATCTCCGGCATCGTGAACCTCGGGCTGCTGCCCAGCAGTTGCGAGTTGCTGACCGGCCCGCTGGTGGGTGCCCTGCAGGCGCAGTACCCGCATGTGCGGCTGTCGGTCTCGGTCGGCTATACCGATCACATGCTGCGCTGGCTGGAGAGCGGCGAGATCGATGCGGCACTGCTCTACGACCCCAACCCCTCTCCGGCGCTGGACGTGGAGCCACTGGTCGAGGAGTCCCTGAGCCTCGTGGGGCTGGCCGCGCTCGGCCTGCGCGATGAGGAACCCGTGCCGGTGCAAGCGCTGGGGAGTGCACCGCTGGTGCTGCCAAGCTCACCGCATCGCCTGCGCAACCTGGTTGAACACGCTTGCGCCGTGGCGGATGTGCCGATCACCGTGGCGGCCGAGACCAATGCGCTGAGCGTACAAAAGGCGCTAGTTACGCAAGGCTATGGGCTCAGCGTGATCCCGCGCGTTGCTGTGCACCACGAGATCGAGCGCGGCATCCTGAGCGCGGCACGCATCGACGGCCCCGACTTCCTGCGCCGGATCGTGCTGGCGCTGCCCACCACGCGGCGTGTTCCTACCGCGGTGCGCTGCGCCACGACCGCCTTGCAGATAGTGGTAAAGGACATTGCGCGCAGCGGCCATTGGCTGGGCGCGCGCTGGCTGGGCGACTGA
- a CDS encoding fumarylacetoacetate hydrolase family protein: protein MKIARYRIQDAIHYGALEGEHLQRMAGSPFDGLTPSGETDALADTRLLCPLPAPRLFAVGMNYIGHIAEAGARTPEIPQIFMMPTTAAIGPDEPIVRPLEAQMVHHEAELAIVIGRKGRRIREEDALDHVLGYTCANDVSERVIQGREMPYGCLMIGKAFDTFCPLGPVIATGLDPANVDVRAHVNGVLRQQGNTSDLLFSVPFIISYLSQAVTLLPGDVILTGTPSGVGPLLAGDVCDITIDGIGTLRNPVVDEAA, encoded by the coding sequence ATGAAAATCGCCCGATATCGAATACAGGATGCCATCCATTACGGCGCGCTCGAGGGCGAGCATCTGCAGCGCATGGCCGGCTCGCCCTTCGACGGCTTGACACCCAGCGGCGAGACCGACGCGCTGGCCGATACACGCTTGCTGTGCCCGCTGCCCGCGCCGCGGCTATTCGCAGTCGGCATGAACTACATCGGGCATATCGCAGAGGCCGGGGCCAGGACGCCCGAGATCCCACAGATCTTCATGATGCCGACCACCGCAGCCATCGGTCCGGACGAGCCGATCGTGCGTCCGCTGGAGGCGCAAATGGTACACCACGAGGCGGAGCTGGCGATCGTGATCGGCCGCAAAGGACGCCGCATCCGCGAGGAAGATGCGCTCGATCACGTGCTTGGCTATACCTGCGCCAATGACGTCAGCGAACGGGTTATCCAGGGCCGGGAAATGCCCTATGGCTGCCTGATGATCGGCAAGGCCTTCGATACGTTCTGCCCGCTCGGCCCGGTGATCGCCACCGGCCTCGATCCCGCGAACGTGGACGTGCGGGCGCACGTCAATGGCGTGCTGCGGCAGCAAGGCAATACCTCCGACCTGCTGTTCAGCGTGCCGTTCATCATCTCTTACCTGAGCCAGGCCGTGACCCTGCTGCCGGGAGACGTGATCCTGACCGGTACCCCTTCCGGCGTCGGGCCGCTGCTGGCGGGGGATGTCTGCGACATCACCATCGACGGCATCGGCACATTGCGCAACCCGGTGGTCGACGAAGCCGCCTGA
- a CDS encoding LysR substrate-binding domain-containing protein, producing MRMRIDLTDMRLFVNIADGDSLTRGAERSQLSLPAASGRIKHLEIELGTRLLHRGSQGVTLTPPGKAFAHHARRILRQLDALDGDMQEYAQGIKGHLRVAASTTAITEFLPAVLRGYLARRPDVNVDLHELLSGDIVRAVADGQTDIGIVSGLVSTEWLEVLPYRQDRLVLAAPVAHPLGALRTVRFWDTLEFDQIGLQEANAIHNFVQRQAQQLHRAVKLRIQVRNFEVACRMVEAGVGVSLMPESAARRYGASMALHVLALEDDWALRNIQLCMRSRDELPPFARELVEALLEDSDARR from the coding sequence ATGCGGATGCGCATCGATCTCACCGATATGCGGCTGTTCGTCAATATCGCCGACGGCGACAGCCTGACCCGCGGTGCCGAGCGCTCGCAATTGTCGCTGCCGGCGGCCAGCGGGCGCATCAAGCACCTGGAGATCGAGTTGGGCACGCGACTGCTCCACCGCGGATCGCAGGGCGTCACATTGACACCGCCGGGCAAGGCCTTTGCACACCATGCGCGGCGGATCCTGCGGCAGCTGGACGCCCTGGATGGCGACATGCAGGAGTACGCACAGGGCATCAAGGGCCATCTGCGGGTCGCCGCCAGCACCACGGCAATCACGGAGTTCCTGCCAGCAGTGCTGCGCGGTTACCTGGCGCGCCGCCCCGATGTCAACGTGGACCTGCATGAACTACTGAGCGGCGATATCGTGCGCGCAGTGGCCGACGGGCAGACCGACATCGGCATTGTCTCCGGGCTGGTCAGCACCGAATGGCTGGAGGTGTTGCCTTACCGGCAGGACAGGCTGGTGCTGGCGGCGCCCGTCGCGCATCCGCTGGGCGCGCTCCGCACGGTGCGGTTCTGGGACACACTGGAGTTCGACCAGATCGGCCTGCAGGAGGCCAACGCCATCCACAACTTTGTGCAGCGGCAAGCGCAGCAGCTACACCGGGCAGTCAAGCTGCGCATCCAGGTGAGAAATTTCGAAGTGGCATGCCGCATGGTGGAGGCCGGCGTGGGCGTCTCGCTGATGCCGGAGTCCGCCGCGCGCCGCTACGGCGCCAGCATGGCGCTGCACGTGCTCGCGCTCGAAGATGACTGGGCCCTGCGCAATATCCAGCTCTGCATGCGCAGCCGCGACGAGCTTCCACCCTTCGCACGCGAGCTGGTCGAAGCGTTGCTGGAGGATAGCGACGCACGTCGGTGA
- a CDS encoding RraA family protein encodes MTSLAEQLATCNTPGLFDVLRIHGLPVRELSREIRALSPGMKLAGPVFTVTGRPDPTISVHESLDLFISRVLSGAPRGHVVVCQPNDHARSAMGDLAAEALKQRGVRGYYIDGGSRDADEILEIGFPVFARYTSPIDIVGSWRLEATDVPVVIGGVPVHPGDYILGDRDGTLLIDKEHAEFVITETVRTMQTDSRMRTEIRGGRDPYDAFVEFGKL; translated from the coding sequence ATGACTTCCCTGGCTGAACAACTGGCAACCTGCAATACCCCTGGCCTGTTCGACGTACTTCGCATTCACGGCCTGCCGGTCCGCGAGCTGTCACGCGAGATCCGTGCGCTCTCCCCGGGTATGAAGCTCGCCGGGCCGGTGTTTACTGTCACCGGGCGGCCCGACCCGACCATCAGCGTCCATGAATCGCTGGACCTTTTTATCTCCCGCGTGCTGTCCGGCGCGCCGCGTGGCCATGTGGTGGTCTGCCAACCGAACGACCATGCCCGCTCGGCAATGGGCGACCTGGCGGCCGAAGCACTCAAGCAGCGCGGCGTCCGCGGCTACTACATCGATGGTGGCTCACGCGACGCGGACGAGATTTTGGAGATCGGCTTTCCCGTCTTCGCCCGCTACACCAGCCCGATCGATATTGTCGGCAGCTGGCGCCTGGAAGCGACCGACGTACCAGTTGTCATCGGAGGCGTCCCCGTCCACCCGGGTGACTACATCCTCGGAGACCGCGACGGCACGCTGCTGATCGACAAGGAGCATGCGGAGTTCGTCATCACGGAGACCGTCAGGACCATGCAGACCGATTCACGCATGCGCACCGAGATCCGCGGCGGCCGCGACCCATACGACGCCTTCGTCGAATTCGGCAAACTGTGA
- a CDS encoding DUF2889 domain-containing protein, whose product MFRRRIIICSQRAGTQTRVRAALEDDFHHFRVEIACAEGRVTRLDGAAPRQPYTLCANAVARLDALLGMPLSLTAHEVTRVTDPTEQCTHLFELAGLAVAAAARGTGAAPVRYRGTGAAAGPHAASAMAR is encoded by the coding sequence ATGTTTAGACGCCGCATCATCATTTGCAGCCAGCGCGCGGGAACGCAAACCCGCGTACGCGCCGCGCTGGAGGACGATTTCCATCATTTCCGGGTCGAGATAGCCTGTGCCGAAGGCCGCGTGACGCGCCTCGACGGCGCGGCACCCCGCCAGCCTTATACGCTGTGCGCCAATGCCGTTGCGCGGCTGGACGCGCTGCTAGGCATGCCGCTCTCGCTCACCGCGCACGAGGTCACCCGCGTGACCGATCCCACGGAGCAATGCACGCATCTGTTCGAGCTGGCCGGGCTGGCGGTTGCGGCCGCCGCGCGTGGCACTGGCGCTGCGCCAGTACGATATCGAGGTACCGGTGCGGCAGCGGGGCCGCACGCGGCCTCGGCTATGGCGCGATGA
- a CDS encoding NAD(P)-dependent oxidoreductase, which translates to MEKIGFIGLGRMGKPMAANLRKKGFTLVVMDLNREAVAELVALGASAGESVAQVARDCAIVVTMLPSSVEVEQVALGADGLFANAAAGSLLLDMSTIDPLATDRLQAAALEKGLSVVDAPVGRLAEHADRGESLFMVGASDADFGRVKPLLDAMGTTVYHCGGVGTGGRTKLVNNYVAVTLCQVNAEALALSQRFGLDIIKTLQVLYGTSANNGQLRMNFPNKVLAGDTTPGFTIDLAHKDMSLVLGAAHASKVPMPVAAAVYESFSLARASEYGRVDFSGIADAICDLAKIARARVPKGWVAG; encoded by the coding sequence ATGGAGAAGATCGGATTTATCGGGCTGGGCCGCATGGGCAAGCCCATGGCGGCAAACCTGCGCAAGAAAGGTTTCACTCTGGTGGTGATGGACCTGAACCGGGAGGCCGTGGCCGAGCTGGTGGCGCTCGGCGCCAGCGCGGGCGAGAGCGTTGCCCAGGTCGCGCGCGACTGCGCCATCGTGGTCACCATGCTGCCCAGCTCGGTGGAAGTCGAGCAGGTGGCGCTGGGCGCGGATGGCCTCTTTGCCAACGCGGCCGCCGGCAGCCTGCTGCTGGACATGAGCACCATCGATCCGCTGGCGACGGACCGCCTGCAGGCCGCGGCGCTGGAGAAGGGCCTGTCGGTAGTCGACGCGCCGGTCGGCAGGCTGGCCGAGCACGCGGACCGGGGCGAGTCGCTGTTCATGGTCGGCGCCAGCGATGCGGATTTCGGACGGGTCAAGCCGCTGCTCGATGCGATGGGCACCACCGTGTATCACTGCGGCGGTGTCGGCACGGGCGGGCGCACCAAGCTGGTCAACAACTACGTCGCGGTAACGCTGTGCCAGGTCAATGCAGAAGCCCTGGCGCTGTCGCAGCGTTTCGGCCTGGACATTATCAAGACCCTGCAGGTGCTCTATGGCACTTCGGCCAACAACGGCCAGCTGCGCATGAACTTCCCCAACAAGGTACTGGCTGGCGACACCACCCCCGGTTTCACCATCGACCTGGCGCACAAGGATATGTCGCTGGTGCTCGGCGCGGCGCATGCATCCAAGGTGCCGATGCCGGTGGCCGCCGCGGTCTATGAATCGTTCAGCCTGGCGCGGGCGAGCGAGTACGGCCGCGTTGATTTCTCGGGCATTGCCGATGCCATCTGCGACCTGGCGAAGATCGCGCGCGCCCGGGTGCCGAAGGGCTGGGTGGCGGGCTGA
- a CDS encoding aldehyde dehydrogenase has protein sequence MHRYLHYIDGRDAAPESQAWFDTHNPFTGEPWAEIAQGTAADADLAVQAAHRAFTSGAWPQLTATQRGELLRRVGDLIAREARRLAEIEVRDNGKLAEMRGQLNYIPQWFYYFGGLADKIEGRVIPLDKKGYFNFTLHEPLGVVAAITPWNSPLLLTAWKIAPALAAGCTVVIKPSEFTSASTLEFARLFEEAGFPPGVVNVVTGFGRDVGSALVEHPLVRKITLTGADSTGRSINEAAARHFKHVSLELGGKSPNIVFADANLDDAVNGAVAGIFAATGQTCIAGSRLLLLQDSIHDVFVERLLTLARSARMGDPMSADTQVGPITTRPQYEKVLSYIDTARNEGARLLLGGSAGTLPECGGGWFVEPTIFGEVDNGMRIAQEEVFGPVLSIIRFKDEEDALRIANDVRFGLGSGVWTADIGRAFRVSERLQAGTVWVNAYRAVSFMSPFGGYKDSGLGRENGAQAIHESLQTKSVWINTGAASANPFVMR, from the coding sequence ATGCATCGATACCTGCACTACATCGACGGCCGCGACGCGGCTCCGGAAAGCCAGGCCTGGTTCGACACGCACAACCCCTTCACCGGCGAGCCGTGGGCCGAGATCGCACAGGGCACCGCCGCCGATGCCGATCTGGCGGTGCAGGCCGCACACCGCGCCTTCACCAGCGGTGCCTGGCCACAGCTGACCGCCACCCAGCGCGGCGAGCTGCTGCGCCGGGTCGGCGACCTGATCGCGCGCGAAGCCCGCCGGCTGGCCGAGATCGAAGTTCGCGACAACGGCAAGCTGGCCGAGATGCGGGGGCAATTGAATTATATTCCGCAGTGGTTCTATTACTTCGGCGGGCTGGCGGACAAGATCGAAGGCCGCGTCATCCCGCTGGACAAGAAGGGCTACTTCAATTTCACGCTGCACGAACCGCTGGGCGTGGTGGCCGCAATCACGCCGTGGAACTCGCCGTTGCTGCTGACCGCCTGGAAGATCGCGCCAGCACTTGCCGCCGGCTGCACCGTGGTGATCAAGCCCTCAGAGTTCACTTCCGCCTCCACGCTGGAATTCGCCAGGTTGTTCGAAGAAGCGGGCTTCCCGCCCGGCGTCGTCAACGTGGTGACTGGATTTGGCCGCGACGTAGGCTCGGCGCTGGTTGAGCATCCGTTGGTGCGGAAGATCACGTTGACTGGTGCCGACAGCACGGGACGATCGATCAACGAAGCGGCCGCGCGGCACTTCAAGCATGTCAGCCTGGAACTGGGGGGCAAGTCGCCTAATATCGTCTTCGCAGATGCCAACCTAGACGATGCTGTCAACGGCGCGGTGGCAGGCATCTTCGCCGCTACGGGCCAGACCTGCATCGCCGGCTCGCGGCTGCTGCTGCTGCAGGACTCGATCCACGATGTCTTCGTAGAGCGGCTGCTGACGCTGGCACGTAGTGCTCGCATGGGCGATCCGATGTCTGCCGACACGCAGGTGGGGCCAATCACCACGCGACCGCAGTACGAGAAGGTGCTGAGCTATATCGATACGGCCCGGAACGAGGGTGCCCGCCTGCTGCTAGGCGGCAGTGCGGGCACGCTGCCGGAATGCGGGGGCGGATGGTTTGTCGAGCCGACCATCTTCGGCGAGGTCGATAACGGCATGCGAATTGCGCAGGAAGAAGTGTTTGGCCCGGTATTATCGATCATCCGATTCAAGGATGAAGAGGACGCGCTGCGCATTGCCAATGACGTGCGCTTCGGCCTGGGCTCCGGTGTGTGGACCGCCGACATCGGCCGCGCCTTTCGCGTCTCCGAGCGGCTCCAGGCCGGCACCGTATGGGTCAATGCCTATCGCGCGGTGAGCTTCATGTCGCCGTTCGGCGGCTACAAGGATTCGGGCCTGGGCCGCGAAAACGGCGCGCAGGCGATCCACGAGTCCCTGCAAACCAAGAGCGTCTGGATCAATACCGGCGCAGCCAGCGCCAATCCCTTCGTGATGCGGTAA
- a CDS encoding ABC transporter substrate-binding protein, whose protein sequence is MASSIARLAASLVAAAGLSAPAWGADDVLRIGFITDMSGVYADFDGQGGAEAIKLAIADAGGSVLGRKIELVTADHQNKADVAAAKAREWFDQQGVDLLIGGSNSAASLAMAKVAAEKKRVFISAGSGTTRLTNEECNPYTVQYAYDTAAMARGTGAAVTRQGGKSWYFLTVDYAFGTSLEKDTADVVKANGGKVLGAVRHPLSAADFSSFLMQAQASKAQVLGLANGGGDLINSIKTAREFGIGKTMTLAAMMVFINDIHALGLNVTQGMYLTDGWYWDQSPASRAWAKRYYEKMKKMPSMFQAADASSALTYLKAVKAVGTTDADKVMAQMRAAPVDDFFAKGGTIRPDGRMVHDMYLMQVKTPAESKGPWDYYKLVNTIPGAQAYMTKAESKCALWK, encoded by the coding sequence ATGGCATCAAGCATCGCAAGGCTCGCGGCATCGCTCGTCGCCGCAGCGGGACTGAGCGCGCCCGCCTGGGGCGCGGATGATGTACTGCGCATTGGCTTCATCACCGACATGTCCGGCGTGTACGCGGATTTCGACGGGCAGGGCGGCGCCGAGGCGATCAAGCTGGCGATTGCCGATGCCGGGGGCAGCGTGCTGGGTCGCAAGATCGAGCTGGTGACGGCGGATCACCAGAACAAGGCCGATGTGGCGGCCGCCAAGGCGCGCGAATGGTTCGACCAGCAGGGGGTGGACCTGCTGATTGGCGGCTCCAATTCCGCGGCCAGCCTCGCCATGGCGAAGGTGGCCGCAGAGAAGAAGAGAGTCTTTATCTCCGCAGGCTCCGGCACCACGCGCCTGACCAACGAGGAGTGCAATCCGTATACCGTGCAGTATGCCTATGACACTGCCGCCATGGCGCGCGGCACCGGCGCCGCCGTGACCCGGCAAGGCGGCAAGTCATGGTATTTCCTGACGGTGGACTATGCCTTCGGCACGTCGCTGGAAAAAGACACGGCCGACGTGGTCAAGGCCAATGGCGGCAAGGTGCTCGGAGCCGTCAGGCATCCGCTCTCCGCCGCGGACTTCTCCTCATTCCTGATGCAGGCACAGGCCTCCAAGGCGCAGGTGCTGGGCCTGGCCAATGGCGGCGGCGACCTGATCAACTCGATCAAGACGGCCAGGGAGTTCGGCATCGGCAAGACCATGACCCTGGCCGCGATGATGGTCTTCATCAACGACATCCATGCCCTGGGCCTGAATGTCACGCAGGGGATGTACCTGACCGACGGCTGGTACTGGGACCAGAGCCCCGCATCGCGCGCGTGGGCCAAGCGCTATTACGAAAAGATGAAGAAGATGCCGTCCATGTTCCAGGCGGCCGATGCTTCCTCGGCGCTGACCTACCTGAAGGCGGTCAAGGCCGTGGGCACGACCGACGCGGACAAGGTCATGGCGCAGATGCGTGCTGCCCCGGTCGACGACTTCTTTGCCAAGGGCGGCACGATCCGGCCAGACGGGCGGATGGTGCACGATATGTACCTGATGCAGGTCAAGACGCCGGCCGAGTCCAAGGGGCCATGGGATTACTACAAGCTGGTCAACACCATTCCCGGAGCGCAGGCGTACATGACCAAGGCCGAGTCCAAATGCGCGCTGTGGAAGTGA
- a CDS encoding MFS transporter produces MLQPLGQPVFRMLWLAWLAGNMTMWMNDVSAAWLMAQLTTGPMMVALVQASASLPLFLLGLPSGALADLLDRKRLYAFAQFWIALVSIALAVLAAAGWMTANSLLLLCFANGIGLAMRFPVFSAIVPTLVPRAQLPAALTLNALAINVSRIAGPLLAGVVMASLGMGAVFALNAALSLLSCVLILRCKTPPHDSARVSQGLLATMRGGVAYVRQSPSMRNILVRTFLFFLHSIGLIALLPLVAKGLQANATTYTLLLASMGVGAILSALALPRLAATASPDHVVATGVLLYAGATLTAALAPSVWLVAPALALSGGVWLCVVNTLTMAAQVVLPNAMRARGMAIYQMAIMGGSAAGAALWGQVASRTSVSIALLASAALSLAMLWLSRHVSVQIAPQHEPDAAAVAKVELQ; encoded by the coding sequence GTGCTGCAGCCCCTGGGCCAGCCCGTCTTCCGCATGCTCTGGCTGGCCTGGCTGGCCGGCAATATGACGATGTGGATGAACGACGTCAGCGCTGCCTGGCTGATGGCCCAGCTCACCACCGGACCGATGATGGTGGCGCTGGTGCAAGCCTCCGCAAGCCTCCCGCTGTTCCTCCTGGGACTGCCCAGCGGCGCCCTGGCCGACCTGCTCGACCGCAAGCGGCTCTATGCCTTCGCGCAGTTCTGGATTGCGCTGGTGTCCATCGCGCTGGCGGTGCTCGCCGCTGCCGGATGGATGACCGCGAACAGCTTGCTGCTGCTGTGCTTTGCCAACGGGATCGGCCTTGCCATGCGCTTTCCGGTGTTCTCCGCGATCGTGCCGACCCTGGTGCCGCGCGCCCAGTTGCCCGCCGCCCTCACGCTCAACGCGCTGGCCATCAATGTGTCGCGCATTGCGGGCCCGCTGCTGGCGGGCGTGGTCATGGCATCGCTCGGCATGGGCGCCGTGTTCGCGCTCAATGCCGCGCTGTCGCTGCTGTCGTGCGTGCTGATCCTCCGGTGCAAGACGCCGCCGCATGACAGCGCGCGCGTCTCCCAGGGCTTGTTGGCGACCATGCGCGGCGGCGTTGCCTATGTGAGGCAATCGCCCTCCATGCGCAATATCCTGGTGCGCACCTTCCTGTTCTTCCTGCACTCCATCGGCCTGATCGCTTTGCTGCCGCTGGTGGCGAAGGGGCTGCAGGCCAACGCCACCACCTACACGCTGCTGCTTGCATCGATGGGCGTGGGCGCCATCCTGTCGGCGCTGGCCTTGCCGCGCCTTGCGGCCACCGCTTCCCCGGATCATGTGGTGGCAACGGGCGTGCTGCTCTATGCCGGGGCGACCCTCACCGCCGCGCTGGCGCCCTCGGTCTGGCTGGTCGCGCCGGCGCTGGCGCTCTCTGGCGGGGTCTGGCTGTGCGTGGTCAACACCCTCACCATGGCTGCCCAGGTCGTGCTGCCGAACGCGATGCGCGCCCGCGGCATGGCGATCTACCAGATGGCCATCATGGGCGGCAGCGCGGCGGGCGCGGCGCTGTGGGGCCAGGTGGCTAGCCGCACCTCAGTCAGCATCGCGCTACTAGCTTCTGCTGCGCTGAGCCTGGCCATGCTTTGGCTGAGCCGCCATGTCTCCGTGCAGATCGCGCCACAGCATGAACCCGATGCGGCAGCGGTAGCGAAAGTCGAATTGCAATGA
- a CDS encoding aromatic ring-hydroxylating dioxygenase subunit alpha, which yields MLTQTSPTLADGTKVADLVNVETREVQMRTLSDPELYEMEMERIFGKTWLLLGHDSEIPNSGDFVVRDMGSDSVLVTRDKSGEVNVLLNVCSHRGMRVSTLDAGNTQIHTCIYHGWAFRPNGAFLGAPVEKECMHGKIRSKEELGLKRARVALYGGLIFATWNINGPSFDEFLGDAKWYYDMLFKRSDRGIEVLGPPQRFVVRANWKAAGEQSSGDGYHTLTLHRWLGEVGAYSKKGEGEGGGGDLSPEMYGVEISSPHGHALRCIDLGRKIRRLTGLDPDKLSIDEKLNALPPAGMTLDMVSQLRKNLSEEQLAVQTSMPPQVGGMFPNVLFGFLYIPQPDGTVVGSITMHAYVPRGPDKLEFVNWIFAEKDAPPELRERMLKQTIQMFGTSGMVEQDDSDTWPHMTLAAKGAMGKHMTMKYQAIYETGKPEGWPGPGIVNEGFTKDDTQWHWWLHWRELMMAEQ from the coding sequence ATGCTGACTCAGACCAGTCCCACACTGGCTGACGGGACCAAGGTCGCGGACCTGGTCAACGTCGAGACCCGAGAAGTGCAGATGCGTACGCTTTCGGACCCCGAGCTCTATGAGATGGAGATGGAGCGCATCTTCGGCAAGACCTGGCTGCTGCTCGGCCACGACTCGGAGATACCCAATTCCGGTGATTTCGTGGTCCGGGACATGGGCTCGGACTCGGTGCTGGTCACGCGCGACAAGTCCGGCGAAGTCAACGTGCTGTTGAACGTCTGCTCGCACCGCGGCATGCGTGTCTCGACGCTGGATGCGGGCAATACCCAGATCCACACCTGCATCTACCACGGCTGGGCATTTCGCCCGAACGGCGCCTTCCTGGGCGCGCCGGTCGAGAAGGAGTGCATGCACGGGAAGATCAGAAGCAAGGAGGAACTGGGCCTGAAACGGGCCCGCGTGGCGCTCTACGGCGGGCTGATCTTCGCTACCTGGAATATCAACGGTCCGTCCTTCGACGAATTCCTGGGCGATGCCAAGTGGTATTACGACATGCTGTTCAAGCGCAGCGACCGCGGCATCGAAGTCCTGGGGCCGCCCCAGCGATTCGTGGTGCGCGCCAACTGGAAGGCCGCGGGCGAGCAGTCGTCGGGCGACGGCTATCACACGCTGACCCTGCACCGCTGGCTGGGCGAGGTCGGCGCCTACTCGAAGAAGGGCGAAGGCGAGGGCGGCGGCGGTGATCTCAGCCCGGAGATGTATGGCGTGGAGATCAGCTCGCCGCACGGCCATGCGCTGCGCTGCATCGACCTGGGCCGCAAGATCCGCCGCCTGACCGGACTGGATCCCGACAAGCTGAGCATCGATGAAAAGCTGAATGCGCTGCCGCCGGCCGGCATGACGCTGGACATGGTCAGCCAGCTGAGGAAGAACCTGAGCGAGGAACAGCTTGCGGTGCAGACCAGCATGCCGCCGCAGGTGGGTGGCATGTTCCCCAATGTGCTGTTTGGTTTCCTCTACATCCCGCAGCCAGACGGCACGGTGGTCGGCTCCATCACGATGCACGCCTACGTGCCCCGGGGTCCGGACAAGCTCGAGTTCGTCAACTGGATTTTCGCCGAGAAAGATGCCCCGCCCGAATTGCGCGAGCGCATGCTGAAGCAGACCATCCAGATGTTCGGCACCTCGGGCATGGTGGAGCAGGACGACTCCGACACCTGGCCGCATATGACGCTGGCCGCCAAGGGCGCGATGGGCAAGCACATGACGATGAAGTACCAGGCGATCTACGAGACCGGCAAGCCCGAGGGCTGGCCCGGCCCCGGCATCGTCAACGAGGGCTTCACCAAGGACGATACGCAATGGCACTGGTGGCTGCATTGGCGCGAGCTGATGATGGCGGAGCAATAG
- a CDS encoding 3-phenylpropionate/cinnamic acid dioxygenase subunit beta → MSEVKDEVAPATLSARVPIGAPVYNAVLEFLYEEAAMLDEIRLEDWVATLAEDLVYAAPLRQTRPLAQQAATVIRSMQHYHDDYRSIMGRIMRLTATKSAWAEDPPSRTRRLVTNVTVRTGDNPGEFAVRSNLLITRSRFNFDEFDLISGERRDVLRRSGDTFKLARREILLDQAVLGTPNLAIFL, encoded by the coding sequence ATGAGTGAAGTAAAAGACGAAGTTGCGCCGGCGACGCTGTCGGCGCGGGTGCCGATCGGAGCCCCGGTCTATAACGCGGTGCTGGAGTTCCTCTATGAGGAAGCCGCCATGTTGGACGAGATCCGGCTGGAGGACTGGGTCGCCACGTTGGCCGAGGACCTGGTCTATGCCGCGCCCTTGCGCCAGACACGGCCGCTGGCACAGCAGGCCGCGACGGTGATTCGGTCCATGCAGCACTACCACGACGACTACCGCTCGATCATGGGTCGCATCATGCGGCTGACCGCGACCAAGAGCGCCTGGGCGGAAGATCCGCCCTCGCGCACTCGTCGCCTGGTGACCAATGTGACGGTGCGCACTGGCGACAACCCCGGCGAGTTCGCCGTGCGCAGCAATCTGCTGATTACCCGTAGCCGCTTCAACTTCGACGAGTTCGATTTGATCAGCGGCGAGCGGCGGGATGTGCTGCGGCGCAGTGGCGATACGTTCAAGCTGGCGCGGCGGGAGATCTTGCTGGACCAGGCGGTGTTGGGGACGCCGAACCTGGCGATTTTCTTGTAG